Sequence from the Miscanthus floridulus cultivar M001 chromosome 16, ASM1932011v1, whole genome shotgun sequence genome:
TCGCACTGATGGCCACCCTAATCGGCACCTCCATCACCGAGCTGATCTTCCACTCGTCGGAATCGACCTCCGGTCCTCCACGCCTGGATCAAGAACAGGATTGAGGAGCAGGAAGAGGTTAGGTAGAGACGTGCCTGGAGTTGGAGCCGGTAGCAGTGGGACGGGGAGACGAGATCGATCTATGGATGAACTCACCTCCTCGGCGTGTTCGCGGCATTCCACCTCCTCGAACAGGCCACCCGCGCCGGTGCACCGCTGAGCCCGGGCCAAGGCCGGTTCTGCGCCGAAACCCTAGGtcggggtggcggcggcgccggAGGCCAGCCGCCCAGGCCGAGGTGCCGCTCCGTGGGGAGgagaggcggaggcggcgctcgGCGTTGTCGAAGTCGGCGCGTGGCGGAGGTGACGGCAGAGGGTGGCGCGGCGGACACCACAGGAGAGAGCGATGCGAGGGAAAAGCCCGGAGGCGGCGTCTCGGGCTGAGGTCGAGAGGACGAGGGAGATATTTTTCTCCCCAACAGCTGTATATACagcgggcatttgtaggggcggctggtgattcagccgcccctacaaatagacacagcaggggcggctgctaatacgagccgctcctataaatctacgcatttgtaggggcggctcgtattaccagccgcccctactgtgctatttgtaggggcggctgctgtgctggagcccgagcacgccactgtaggggcgactccatcaccaaccgcccctacaaaaaaattgtcACGTTGCTACAAAtgtttttttgtagtagtgtacaGCGTGGGCGCCCTCGGGCCTCGGTTCCTCTACCCATGGCGTGACGCCGGCAGAACCGCCGCGCGTGGCCTCATAGAGCTCCATGCCAATTGCCAGCCTTCCCCGCGCGTGTAGTCTGCGTGCCTTGAGCACCACACCGACAGATAGGCGACGACAGACCGTGTTCGCCATCGCCAGCGGAGGCTCCGATCCAATCCCTCCCCCGTGCCCATCGGTCGTGGCCCACGTAGTGCACAGATCGAGGCCAGCCGCGCCATGGCTCGATGGCGCGTCGTCTTACTAGCTAGGCGTACATTGCTGGATGCGACGAGCCTGTCTAGGTGCGTCCGTTTGGCGGCTGGTCGACCGGcgacactacgtgaaaaacggtttgtagcaacgggacaaattttttttaggggcggccgatgatagagccgcccctacagtgtcgTGCTTGGAAGCCCAGAGACCATACGCCCTTACAAATGGAACAACAtggacggctggtgatacgagccgtccctacaaatgagcCTGATTTATAGGAGCGACTCACTCACAAACCGCCTCTAGTAtttctatttataggggcggcttaatcaccagccacccctataaataacTCTCACCATATCTAAAGTCTAAATTCGTTGTGGCCAGCTCGCGACGCCAGCATGTCCACGGTAGTAAACGAGATGGTGGCCGTTCGATGCCTGGTGGGTGGCCGTGATCGCGTTGATCAGCAGCTGGATCACCGAATATATACCGGCTCCAACCCTAGCTCTCTCTCCCGTCCACATCCGCCTCTCCTCCCTCCCCCTTATCTCGTGGCGGCGGCTAGGGCGGGCCCGGTCGCGCGCGTCCGGCCGAGGGCGCCACAGCTCCCTGGCAAGGGAGGCATGAGCCCCGGCTAGGGCGGCCTGGCGCGACAGCCGGCCTGGCGTGGCAGCGCAAGGGCCTAGCGCGGGTGGCCCCCACCATGGCGCACCCCGGCGCAGGGCGAGTGCGCCCCTCGGTGCGGTGTTGCGCCCCCAGCGTGGGTGGCACCCCGTGCGGCGTTGCGGGGTGAGCTCGCCCCCATGGCCGGCGGTGCGGCGGCGCGGGTGGGGCCCAGGGGTTGGTTCGGGTCAGAGCCTCCACGTGGCGGCTGGCTCTGAAGCCCCACGCGCCCCAGCGCGCGAGGACTCTGGCGCGAGCAGACCTAGGTGAAGGTGGCCTCTCTCCcttgctcctcctctccttcACTCGCCGGCGCCGGGCTCGACCATCGTTCTGTGCTTGTCGCGCTTCTTTGCTGGGGTCGAACCGGGGCCTCCACGACCGAATCTAGGGCCTTCATGGCCGCATCCGTTCGTTCCGCCACTGAATCTAGCTTGGTCGTGTCCTCTTGTAGCGTCCGGCCGGATCGAGCTGCACGCCGACAGCTCTCGCCATCGCGATGTGGGCCATGCCGCCGGATAAGCCGCCAGCTTTGCTTTTGCGTCACCGTGCAGCTGCTTGCTAACGCTAGATCTGCGGTCCTTGTAggttggtggtggtgggaggAGCGACCCCATGAGCGCACCACGGACGAAACGGCCTTCGGTACCAGGTCCGATTTGCTTTCTGTTTTCTCGGCCCTGCTTGTTCGATGTTTGATTTTTGAGTGCCTTTTCCCGCTTGCTGGAGTTAGGGACCGCGAGGACGATGCCGCAGCCGGACCGGAAGGCGCTGGGGATGATTCTTGAGAAGCTTCAAAAGTGCGTGTTTCACATCTTTGTCGCAAACGCAAGATGAGATTTGTTGTGTCAAGTTTTAATGAGCTCGATTTCTCCTCCTTTTGCCACTGCCCTATTCCGTAGGAAGAATACGTATGGAGTGTTTGCGGAGCCAGTGGATCTAGAGGAGGTAAGGAGCCCATATTCATTTGCCATGCTTCCTGGTGTTGTCAATTTGTTTGGTAGGGAGCTGTTGAGTGTTCATATCGCGGTTATTGATTGACACAGCTGCCTGACTACCACGATGTGATTGAGCACCCAATGGACTTTGGCACCATCTTGCCAGGAATGCGTATTGCTTGTTCGAGCAATTTGAGGTCAGATTGCTAGGCTTTGGGCGTATATTTAGGCAGCGTATGGATAATGAAATATCGTATTGCAATTTGTTGGCCATTAAAGAGTTACTTTTCAGTTCATTTTACTTTTGTCGTGAGCGAATTTGATGTGTAACGTTCTCCCAAAGTAGCAACATGTGATACGTTAGATTTGCCTAAGAGAATCAGGTTTGTAGTGAGGTAGCTAGACTTCTCCATTTCATCATGCATTTGGAACCACATTTCTTGGTCTTGCCTTTCACGACAATTTTGTGCGCAAGGAAGGTGGATACCTTTCCGCTTTGTCTGTTTGTACTAAATTTGTGTTGCCTCATGCAAATAGTCATTAACGTGTCCTTGAATTTGTGGTTGGGCACCCAATGGACTTCGCATCATGGTCAATCACATCGTGGTAATCAGCCCACCAGCTTTACCTCCTAAACTTTATGTTTAGATTTAACCTCACTGGTTATAGACCAAATTATTTTTCCTTCAAATAAGTTAAAACTCAACTTTGTTCATTGCTATTTCCTTTGATCAGTTTTGATGCTTCATAGAATCTTTGGCTGGTACTAAAAAACCTCTAATTGTAGATGAAACAAAAAATTACTGTTGCGTCACTACCTTTTTTATTCTGGGGATGAAGCAGAATCAGGTTCCAGCTTTTAAAAACAAGATAGTGGTGGAGggtttttgtaacaccctaaaatttgcatcatcTTTAAAAATAGGTTGAAATGATTTTATTATGCACTTATGTGATCATGCAACATAGAAGAATCTCATATTATTTTTGTTCACCAGAACAGAGAAAAGAGTATCACCATCCATGTATTGGGAAGGCACAAGTGAAAGTCATGCATTTCCTTTCACAAATTTTCTTTTTCGTCAATTCTGGTCAGTTGTATTTTACTTTTTATGTCTGCTGCTGCCTTATTTGTTGTCCTGTCATCATATAAATGCATGTAATGATTAGTGTTTGAGCTAAAATGACGATCCTTGGTGCCTTCCTATGAATGGATTCTAGGATGTCCAAGCCTCCAAGGAATGACCAAATTTCTTTACACTTTTAAGATTTTGTTGTTGTATTTATCTGATCTGGTCTCTCAAAAAGCACCTGCAACATATTGCCAGCCACATGAATCTTCTCTACTAATGGTGTACACTACAGTTTTTGAACTTAAACAAGTGCATTGTCATGTTGGAATTCTGAAAATATAGTTCTTTCTTTTGTACAATAACTGGTGCATTTCTCTATAGGAGGAAAATGAGAGGAATGGGCAATTCTCTAATCAAACAATGGCTACTAAGTTTGAAGTGCAAACAGCGCCACTGAGTGATGGAGTCCTCCCTGGGATTATACGTCAGATAGTGATAGAGTAAGTATTCTTTGACTACTCTGAATTCCACGTGCTTTGGTTTTATCATCTTGTATGGTTTTAGAGACAGTGAAGCAAATTTCAGGATACTAATTAAAGTAGCTGGGAGGGACCTTATGCCTGCTTTGATATTACCTTCTTTCACCTCACAGTTTTGCACTCTATACTCTTTGCACTACGTCCAGTGGACATGCAGACCTAATAATTGCATACTAAGGGGGTTGCGTAAGAGGAAGTGATTGACACTGCAATCCTGACTGAGATATTGCAAGCTAGAGATAATACCAAATGCTGATGCCTTGTAACAGAGGTTGTATTTCTTTGGACCAGGGTGTGCCATGATATTGGAATCCTAGTACGAGAGGTATCTCCATCGTGCTCTAATTATGAATTTTGGAAAGAGGCATTGGTTACAAGTAAGAATTTTCCCTCTCGGATAACACGACCTGCTGGTACATGATGTCCTTATTTTGAGCATTGGCTGCTGCTATTTGGTGTACCATATACATCATACCTGTAGCAGGTAGCTTAAAGCTCATCCAGCATGTAGAGTCAGTTCAAGTACCTTTATTTTGGGAGGACATACAATTAAAACCTAGAGCGATGTACCTTGAGCGGTGACCAAGCACCAACATTATTCCATTTCCCAGATAGAACCTATCATATTCATTCTGTATCAACATTATTTCATTTCTCAGACAGCTGCGGCCATGACTCTCGCGCATTGGCGTGCGCAAATCACTAGTATTATAGAGCACAGTCGAAAAATATCTCTTGAGAGCTTCTCTTCCCCTGtcctctctttctctcctctacgctctctccccctcccgaCGCGAGCGGGCCAGCGGACGCAGCAGccgccctcctcttcctccacgcCTCTCCCCCCTCGCGCCCCCTCCCCCCTTGCGCCGCAGgggcgcggcgacggcggccccGGCCAAGTCGCCGGTGCAGCGTTTTTGGGTGCAGTGCCACACGGTCGAGAAGGGTGTCGGCCACAAGCAAGGTGAGCGAACCCCCCCAGATCTGACGCGTGCGTTCTTGGACGGGGTTGTTGGGTGCGGTCGTCTGAGCTTTAGTTTGCGCTAGGGTTTGAATTGTTTACTGCTCTTGTTTTGCGTTGGATTTGGGTTCTTGAGCTACGACTCCCTTGGATCTCCGGTCAGATGGAGCAATTCAGGGAGAAGATTAGCTGAAAGCGAGATTGCATTCAGActcgtagctagctagctagctttgtTGCCTGCTGCGGGCGGATCTGCTCCCGAAGATCTCCTCTGCTCTTCTAATTCCATCGAAGAACGCCGAAAATTTGGCCTGGCGTTCTCGGAAAACCCGAGTTCTTGCGAGCTTCTTGCCCCCAATTTCTCAAAGTTGCCTCTTTTCCTCTTCTCTGACTGAGCCTGAGCTCGGGGGATCTCTTGCTTCTCTCCAGACTCCAGCTATGGAACATACCATCAGTAGCTCAGCAGCAGGATCCTTTTTTCAAAGTTGCCCTGAAATTCGCAGCGTTTTATTCTATTTCTTGACCTTCCTATGGTCCTACCTGCCGCATTTGTCGTCTGCGAGTCGTTATGTCGTACTACGATGCGGAATGTCACGCGATATTCAAACCAAAACGCCTTCCTTTAAGCAGATCCGCGTGGCTCTTGGAGTTTATCGGGTTCTCATGTACATTTCGGTTTGACTTTCTTGCTGCAGTAGCTCGTCAGCAATGGAGAATCTGAGATCTGGAAACCACCACCAAGGTGTTGCCATGGAGGGCGTCAAGTTTGCGCCGGAGATGGCCAACACCAAGAACATAATAGGAGGCCCGCACCAGCACTTGGCTGTCAGCAAGAGGGGTCTCTCAGAGTAAGCCCCCCGAGCTGTGCACAAATTTTGCTTCACCTGTAGCTTCCAATTGCATGAACTGGATCTCTAATTGAGTTAATTTCATTGCTTCAGAAAACCAGCTGCTGCTGTAAATACTAAAGATCAAGCTGGCTTTGTTGGACACCGTCCGGTCACAAGGTTTGCAATCTAACACCTCACTTCTAGTAGTTACTAATTACCATCCTGGATCGAATTACCATATATACCAGGTTAATGAAGTAGTATGTCTTGCTCTTTTGGCAGGAAATTCGCTGCAACACTGGCAAACCAACCTACGGTTGCCCATCTGGTAATAGTCATTAAAGATATTCAAATTGTTGCTAGTTTGATAGTGTCTGCTCTGTGCACTGCTGTTTGTTTCTGTAAATTTACGCTCCCATTATGGCATTATAAAAGTTAGGATTGACGTAGGAGCCAGATTATGAATGTGCAGTGCACTGTCTTTTGCTGCCAGTTAGATAATTTCCTGATAGATGCTGCTGCTTCTTATGGTGAATACGCCAATTCAGACATTTCATCAGTGTGAAAGAGAATTCAGATTTTATTTGCACGTAGCATATAAGTTTTATATATTTTTGAATGTGGTGCACTATGTTTTTGCTGTGAAATTGACAATTCTTGGATGCATGTTGCTGCAACTTGTGGTAAATATGGCCATTCAAATATCTGACCTGTGAAGTGTGAAAGGGCACCCATGGACTTCAAACTTGTATATTGAAGTCctttatataataataataataaattcaGCTTTTGCATATAGTATATAAAGTTTTGATCTATGCACTGAATCTTCTAATTTGTGCTGACTGCTCTTGTATGTTGTGTACATttgaatatgcatatatagagTATATAAAGTTTTGATCTATGCATTGAATCTTCGAATTTGTGCTGACTGCTCTTGTATGTTGTGTACATttgaatatgcatatatagaaTTTGAATATTCTACAAACTATCTTATTCTAGTAGACCTTTTTGTTCATAAATGTCGTGCAACTTTCTTTCAGTTCACATCTCCACATACTACAGTGAAATCCGACCTTGTTTCAACAAGTAGTAGTATTCATATATCAGCTCAGAATATTTTATTGTCATGTAGGCCCCAATTGGAAGTGAAAGACTGAAAAGAAACGCAGATACAACATTCCACACACCTGCAGATATGGAAAGCACAAAAATGACTGATGACATTCCCTTGCCTATGCTGTCGGAGATGGATGAAATGGTAAATTGACATTACTTAGCCCTTGGTAAGCATAATAGATTGGTCTATTTGGTAATTGTCATTAATACAAGTCAtttcagatgagctctgaactgaaaGAGATCGAGATGGTCTATTTGGTGCACCTATTGGTACAACACTTTAGACTGTAGGCGGTGGTCGATCGGATTCGGGGCGTGCGtggcgtggtcgtggtggtggcccGGCGGCAATCAGACTGCGCGGGCTGCCCACACCTGTTGCAGGCGTCGTGGCCATGGTGTCACCGCCCAGCGCAGGTTGTCTGCGAGAGCTCCATCTGCCTCGCTATCGCGTGGGAGTGGCTCGTCGTTCGGCCGGTCAGCTAGCTAGCTCTCGAAGGTGGTGTCGCTGACCGACCAGCCGCCAGACGGACACATCCAGCAATGTACGCCTAGCTAGGAAGACAGTGCGCCATCGAGTCGTGGCGTGGCTGGCCTCGATCCGTGCACTGCGCGGGCAATGACCGACGAGCACGGAGGAGGGATTGGATCGGAGCCTTCGCTGGCGACGGCGAACACGGTCTGTCGTCGCCTGTCTGTCGGTGCGGTGCTCAAGGCACACGGACTACACGGTGGGGAAGGCTGGTAATTGGCATGTAGCTCTATGAGGCCACGCGGCGTCACGCTGTGGGTGGAGGAACCGAGGCCCTAGGGAGCCCGCGCTCTAGCTGCCTCGCTCACGGCGTCGACTACCTCAGGGCTCAGGGACCGACGGGCTGCGCCGTCCTTCAAGGAACGCCACGCCATGAAAGTGATCGATCATGATTTGTTGCGTTGCCTAGCGCGTACGCACGAGGAATTCAAGGTGAAGGTGGAGTGAACTACCTCACCGCAAAACCGCGGAAGGTGTCGGTCGGAGGGCGTACAGGTGCGTCGTCATGACGGACGGCACGTCGGCCGTGTGCGTGTCCATGAACAGCAAAGAAGCCCGTGGGACTAACCTGCCTGCCATAGTGCCATGACACAGGTCAAAACTAGCTCTCGATCTGCCTCACTCCACGTGCTACTTTGATGGAGTTTCATTTCATTAGTTcctgcatcatgcatgcatgcatggtgtgTCACTATCACCTGCAGGTTCTTTGTGGGCCACTGCGTTGATGTGCATGACGATGCCGCGGGAACGATCGATCGAGCTGCCTCAGCTGATTTCTTGTAGCGTGTTAGGgcgtgtgttttgatgtctacaaCTGTGTAGCGTGGTGAACTGCCGTCTTTTCTCTTGGGGCGTCATGCTTTTCCTTTTATCGACGAAGGGGAAGAGTAGGTTacacagagagagagggagaagagccaaggagaggaaggcttccaggaccgtcgggcctttcttctcctttatgcgggtcccgtcGACACTGCAGATGGTGACAGGGACGGTTCTACGCCGGGCGCCTGTTCGCCGctgatgccatgccctggcgtTGTCAGCAAGTCATGACGTACCATTCCGTCCCGGCGGGCGACGTGGCGAACCAGCGTGCTGGTCagcggccgtacagggagtagTCAGCATAATGACCACGCGTccatcactgttggtgatgtgagttccatGGAGTGACATGTCGTAGGcacgggtcatgttgagatgtgcctGCTCCTTGCATGATGTCAGAAGTTTGACTTTGGGTTGTACTTtttggcccgtagtggttggtggcggtatgggcTTCTGTGAGAAGCCGCGCCtgagaggtcgggcgaggcagggccCCCGatccagaggtcgggtgaggcggagcccggcaccttagggtcggttggagctgtagtcgcgctcttgattgctcggatgaattaatgttgatggtcattagctcatcCTCTTCGGGTACTCTAGTATTGGTCCCAGACAGAAGGAATCATGGCAGTTCTATATCACAGGATACAACGACAAAAAACTACTCTTTCATGAATTACTTGGACAATAGTTACTGTAATTAGTACATTACGAGGTACTGGTAAATTCTGCACTAATAAAAACGGAACATTTCATATTAGTACCCTAAATTAGGACATTTATTTACCCTTGGTACATGGAATTATGGACACACGGTACTAAAATATCGGCGCAAACAGCTGTTTAAATTTTTGCAATATACTACTAGTCACTCCATAAAAGGAAAGAGCTTTTGCTACCGTTGGTTTCTGCTCCGATTGGATGTAGGATCCGTTCCAATTCCGACACAAAACCTATTTTAATGGATGGAGACACGACGGTCGGAGAAAAGCCAAACAAGCACCAATCAACTCAATCCATAATGAAATAGACAAGCGATCGTAACAATTTCAATCGGGCGACGCGACGGGTAGTGCACCAACTTCCTTGAAAACCGCGTTGGCATCGCTGGGTAATGTGAAGTGGTGGGAGCTACGAGCCATTTTGAGTCCATGTatgttttttcttgttttttttgaCGAGGGTCTCACACTTCACTGAGTCTCCTCCCAGGCGACCGAGACCCGCATTGCATGGCCTGGTTAAAGTCGAGACCTACAGCAACGGTGTCACTGTCTGTTCACCTGTTGGCGCAGGTAGCGACAGTCTGGGTGCACGTACTGGTGCAGCTCTTTAGACTACAGGCGGTGGTCGATTGGATTCGGGACGCGCGtggcgtggtcgtggtggtggcctGGCGGCAATCAGACTGCGCGGGCTGCCCACACCTGCTGCAGGCGCCGTGGCCATGGCGTCACCGCCCAGCGCAGGTCGTCTGCGAGAGCTCCATCTGCCTCGCTATCGCGTAGGCGTGGCTCGTCACCCGACCGATCAGCTAGCTAGCTCCCGAAGGCGGTGTCGCACTACGTCACATGATTTTCAGGGGCGGCTAAtgttcatttgtaggggcggttcggccagccgcccctaccataccgtctctataaatcatgcatttgtgGGGCGGTTCCTAGACTGTCTCTACAAAttaatttgtagaggcggctggtgttatcagccacccctacaaatcgatttgtagaggcgtgGCTGACCGGTTGGGCGACGAGCCACGCCTACGCGATAGCGAGGCAGATGGAGCTCTCACAGACGACCTGCGCTGGGTGGTGATGCCGTGGCCATGGGTGTGGGCAGCCTGCGCAGTCTGATTGCCGCTGGGCCGCCACCACGACCACGCCACGCGCGCCCTGAATCCGATCGACCACCGCCTGCAGTCTAAAGAGCTGCACCAGTACGTGCACCCGGACCGTCGCTACCTGCGCCAGCAGGTGAACAGACAGTGACGCTGTTGCTGTAGGTCTCGGCTTTGACCAGGCCATGCGATGCGGGTCCCGGTCGCCTGGGAGAGGGAGACTCAGTGGAGTGGGAGACCCTCGTAAAAAAGCAAGAAGAAAAAACATACATGGACTCAGACTGGCTCGTGACTCCCACCACTTCACATTACCCAGCGATGCCAGCGCGGTTTTTGAGGAGGTTGGTGCACTATCCGCCACGTCGTCCGATTAAAATTGTTGCGATCGCTTGTCTGTTTCATTATGGATTGAGTCGATTGGTGCTTGTTCGGCTTTCCTCCAACCGTCGTGTGTCTCCATCCATTAAAATAGGTTTCGTGTTGGAATCGGAACGGCTCCCACATCCAATCGGAGCAGAAACCAACGGTAGCAAAAGTTCCTTCCTTTTATGTAGTGACTAGTAGTATATTGCAAAAATTTAAACAGCTGTTTGCGCCGATATTTTAGTACCGTGTGTCTATAATTCCATGTAACAAGGGTAAATAAATGTCCTAATTTGGGGTACTAGTATGAAAGGTTCTGTTTTTATTAGTGCAGAATTTACCAGTACCTAGTAATGTTCTAATTACAGTAACTATTGTTCAAGTAATTCATGAAAGAGTAGTTTTTTGTTGTTGTATCCTGTGCTATAGAACTGCCATGGTTCtttctgtcggggaccaatattagggtacccgatGAGAATGAGCTAATGATCATTAACAttaattcatccgagcagtcaagagcgcgactacagctccaaccgaccctaggtgcgcgggctccgccttgcccgacctctggagGCGAGggcccacctcgcccgacctctcaGGTGCGGCTCCTGACAGAAGCCCGTACTGTCGCCAACCACTCACTACCGGAAACAAtgactttgccgtgtgccacagacactcggcaaaggctttgccgagtgtaacacttggcaaacagcacacgacatctacagtgtcggcaaacagctatttgctgagtgttttttattgCGCATTCGGtaaatgatttgccgagtgtcaaatttgacactcggcaaaaaaaagttgtttgccgagtgtttttccaaaATGCACTCGCAaaggattattgtttgccgagtgtttttgggaattacactcgggcaaacctattttccaaagaaaaaaatattttttttctcagcatatcATTATTGTTTGCCAGTGTTTTGGGGAATTACACTCAACAAAcctatttttcaaagaaaaaaatattttttttctcagcatatttATATGGTATAGGTAGGCTATTGCATCTCTGAAGAGGCAGTGACACACGGAGTACTAAAGAACTAATTATTACCAATGAATGGGTGTCATGAAAAAAAAAGAGTAGAAGAAACTCCCAAGTAATTGAGACTACAATTACCAATTAATTAGAAATTGAGACTACCGACATGATGTCAACAATTGAATTGAGAAATGAAAGGCTTTGGAGAAAAGAACATCTAGGTAAATGATAGATTAAGGATACATCAGCTTATTTAACAAACAAAAGGGAAACAGAAAGCACCATTTTTTTTGGGTGCAGTCTCGATTTGCAGACCATAAAGTAGAACACCATGCACTTTGCTAAGTACCTGAGATTCCtatgaaggaaaagaaaaagattaCCACAAACATTGCAAAAAGATGGTTAAGACATTTATATATACATATGGGATCAACATAATCAGGTAGCATGGTAGAACTATTTTAATACCTCTATTCCATAGCTATTTTATCTGCACCGTGAAAACAATCGTTCTATTCTGAAATTTGTCTCATAAGTTAAATAACCTGTGCTGATTCTATGAACCAAGTATAGAAATAAAATAATGAATGTCACAGTACAGTATGAAGCAACTATATGGGGAAACAAAGAGTTCAATCTGCGCAGAATTTATGTTAGCATGAAACACATGAGCTTGGTTGGCACAAAAAAAAGCATTAGTCCCGTTAGGAATTTGTCTGAATTCTGATATAGCAATTTGCATAGGTACTGTCAGTGCTTTGTGTGCAGGGTGTGGTTACTGGATGAGCTAGTCAATATAAATTAAAAGAATGAACCCTTTCAGTATGTATGCAGATTAATTGAACAACTGAACTTTTCAAGTCGGTGATTGAAGGATATAACAGAGGAAAGGGATAGCATTTACCGCAATGTCTTGTGTGACCAAAGGATCTTGATGTGTTGACCTATCGGCCTATCATGGCCCTGCAAATTTAGGCAAattaaccctttcagtctgtATATGCAGATTAATTGAATAACTAAACTTTTCAGTCGGTGATTGAAGGGCATAACAGTGCAAAGGGATAGCATTTACAGCAATGCCTTGTGTGACCACTTTTGTTCGCACCTAGTAAGATCTGAACTGAATCAGGAGTAACATTCTTGAAACTGTGGACTTAAATGGATAGCTAAGTAAAAACTACATAAGCAAGAGAGGGGCATGGAGAAGGTTTTACATGAATATATCATAGTCCCATGCTCACAGTTGCCATTTACGGAGGTGTCCAGGACATGAGACTCAGACGAAACAGACTACAATGAATTTCAAATAACAAAAATGAAGTAATGATCAAATCAGGAACTAATTCATATTGAAAGCAAATGTGAGTTTAAACATTGTGTTGGGGATGACAGCTTACAAACCCAATGGCACAATACTGCAGTTGCAGCTTCACAAACTAGCAGAACAGAGATAATTGTGCTACATTATTACAAAGGTATTTATCCCAACTTTCAGGCCATGGCATGTAAAATTAAAATTCAGAATAATGGGATAGATACCAACTAACAGATGGCTATATAAGACCGAATGGCGTACTGAAAGCAGATAATGACCTCAATATAGTAACATTTACACAAACACGGAGCATCCAAGAGACTTGGTATTTACTACCATATAATCTGATTTGGATAATAAGAGACTGTAAAACATAAATAATGATTCTCAGTGTCGTCTTCATAGCTAGCAACAGT
This genomic interval carries:
- the LOC136514146 gene encoding cyclin-B2-2-like isoform X3 gives rise to the protein MENLRSGNHHQGVAMEGVKFAPEMANTKNIIGGPHQHLAVSKRGLSEKPAAAVNTKDQAGFVGHRPVTRKFAATLANQPTVAHLAPIGSERLKRNADTTFHTPADMESTKMTDDIPLPMLSEMDEMCSCKACNAGMRQL
- the LOC136514146 gene encoding cyclin-B2-2-like isoform X1, which gives rise to MENLRSGNHHQGVAMEGVKFAPEMANTKNIIGGPHQHLAVSKRGLSEKPAAAVNTKDQAGFVGHRPVTRKFAATLANQPTVAHLAPIGSERLKRNADTTFHTPADMESTKMTDDIPLPMLSEMDEMAQKVIGNKWTEIGKVVSGRTDNAVKIEESLFYSVQKEGQG
- the LOC136514146 gene encoding cyclin-B2-2-like isoform X2, with protein sequence MENLRSGNHHQGVAMEGVKFAPEMANTKNIIGGPHQHLAVSKRGLSEKPAAAVNTKDQAGFVGHRPVTRKFAATLANQPTVAHLAPIGSERLKRNADTTFHTPADMESTKMTDDIPLPMLSEMDEMMSSELKEIEMVYLVHLLVQHFRL